The genomic stretch ATCTGCCACGCTGCAGTTGCTCTGGACGCCGCCGGGCGGCAGTATGGGGCTGATTCCCACGGCGAACCTGTGGGCCGGGCGCGATTGCAACGCCAGTGGTACGCTCGATGCCTGCGATCTGCTCGCGGGTACGAGTCTCGACGCCAATGGTGACGGGATTCCGGATGAGTGCCAGCCGGTCATCCCGCAGTACTGCTTGGGCGACATGAACTGCGACGGCATCGTCTCGTTTGCCGACATCAGTCTCTTCATTGCGGCGATCAAGGTGGCGGGCCCGGCGGATTGGGAATACGACCCCGAGAACGGGGTCTGCGCGTACCTCAACGGTGATTTCTCCGGCAATGGCCAGGTGGACTTCGGCGACATCTCCGGGTTCATCGGGGCCATCAAAGCGGGTTCACCGGAACCCTGCACAACGGTGCCATAGTCCCACGCATCCGTACCGCGGGCTGCGCCCTTTGTCCCGGGCAGGCGCCAACTACCCGGCTTCGATCCCGAAAGTGGCGGTGACAACGGCCCGCACGTCCTTCTCGATTGTGCTGGTGTCATACAGCCCGTAGCTGCTCACTTCGGTGGAGAGCGGCTCCGTGATCTGGATGACTCCCATCTGCGCATTCCGCAATACCCCCAGACGGCAGCCGGTGCTCGTTGCGATGTTCTCCGCACGGGCCCGGGCATCGGCGGAGGCCGCGGCCATCAGGTCTACCCGGAGCTGGGCGAGGTCGGTGTAGTAATACTGGGGCGGGCGGGAGTACACCTGCACACCTTCGCGAATCAACTCGGTGACGCGCCCGGCGGACTGGTGCACTCGCTGGACGTCCGGAGTGGTGACTACGAAGCGCCGCTCGAGTGTGTACTCTGAGATTTCGCGGGTTGCGTTGCCCTCCTGGTCGCGGGCGTAGTGGGTGGTCGTATCGATGGCGGCTTCACCTATCTGCGGATCGGTGAAGCCGGCGTCGCGAAGGAACGCCCGGACGCGGTCACTGCCGGCGGCGAGCGATTCGTACGCTTCCGGCAGCGTCTTGCCGCGCCCGCCTACGGCGATCGTCCAGACGGCGTTGTCCGAAGTAATCTGCTGCCGCGTCGAGCCCTTGACGGTGATGGTCTGCTGATCGCGCGTGGCCTCGCGGCCGCGATCGCGATAGGCCCGCGAGGCGATGGCCGTACTGGTGATCAAACTGACGATGAGGCCGAGGGTGACGACAAGGGCGGCACTGGCGAGGTGCAGACGGACGTGATACTCCATGACGCTCCTCCGTGAGGCGTGGGAACGGCGCGCGACGCGTCGTCCGTGACGCGTTTTCGCACACCACGGCTGAATCTACGCCCACCGTCAACGGGCCACGACAACTCGCGACAGGGCTGTGCTGCTGGGGTGGATTCGTGGTCCAGCCCATGGCCCGTGCGAACGGCGGGTGGATTGTGCCGCGCGGGCGGCATCGGAGTGGGGCGGTGGCCCCTGACCCGCGCAGGGGGTTCGGATCTGGAGCGGTAGCCGACTATCATACCCACGCAGCCATGGTCCGTGGCGACACTGTCCGAGCCGGCTGGCCACTGCCACCCCAGGAGTCCACCATGCCTTTGAAGAGCGCCGCCTATGCAGCGTTGAGCGCCACGAGCCCGCTTGCCCCTTTTGTCATCGACCGCCGCGACCTTGGTCCTCACGATGTCCACATCGACATTCTCTTCTGCGGCGTTTGTCATTCCGACCTGCACACCGCCCGCGGCGAGTGGCCCGGCATCACCTTCCCGGTCGTCCCCGGCCACGAGATCGTTGGTCGCGTTAGCGCACTGGGCTCCGAGGTCACCCGCTTTCGGCTTGGCCAGCACGCGGCTGTCGGTTGCCTTGTTGATTCCTGCCGCACCTGTGGAAATTGTGCCGTCGGGCTGGAGCAGTATTGTCAGCAGGGGGCTACGTTCACCTATGCGAGCCCGGATGCGCACCTGCCGGGCCAGTCGACGTATGGCGGCTACGCACGGAGCATCGTGGTGGACGAGCGCTTCGTGCTGCGCGTGCCGGAGCAGCCGAATCTCGCGGCGGTGGCCCCCTTGCTGTGTGCCGGCATTACAACGTATTCGCCGTTGCGGCACTGGCAGGCCGGCCCGGAAAGGAAGGTTGGCATCGTGGGGCTTGGCGGGTTGGGGCACATGGGGGTGAAGCTGTCGCACGCGTTCGGGGCCCACACGGTCCTGTTTACGACGTCGGAGTCGAAGGCGGAGGATGCGCGCCGGCTGGGAGCGGACGAGGTTGTGCTGTCGCGTGATGCGGCGGCGATGCAGCGGCAGGCCGGCAGCTTCGATTTCATTCTGGATACGGTGGCGGTGCCGCACGATCTCGATGCGTATACACACCTGCTGCGGCGCGACGGCACGCTGTGCCTGGTGGGTGCGCCCGCCGCGCCGCACCCTTCGCCGGGCATCTGGAACCTGTTGCTGGGCCGGCGCAGCATCGCGGGTTCGGCCATCGGCGGCCTGCCGGAGACGCAGGAGATGCTGGATTTCTGTGCGGCGCGCGGCATCGTAAGTGACGTGGAACTCATTCCGATTCAGCTGATCAATGAGGCGTACGAGCGAATGTTGCGTGGCGACGTGCGCTACCGTTTTGTAATCGACATGTCCACGCTGGAGTGATGGCCGGTTGAATCACCGGCGATCGAGCGCGTGTTTCACGTTGCTCCCGAGCCGGTGTGCGGGGTTGATCCCCTGCGGAAACTCAAGCCGTTCTGTGCGGAGCTCCGAGCATTTCCTTCATCACCCCATCCAGATCGCGGAGTGCCTTGGCGCCGTCTCCGGCAAAGGAACTGCCGTGCATGGTCGCCAGCACGCGCGGCCCGAGCGCGGCAAGATTCTCCAGCAGCGGGCGCGTGTTCGGCGTGTAGGGCATGTAATCCATCAGTGGTCCCGCCTGAAACTCGACGAGTGATTGTCGCGCGCGCCCGAGGATGTCCGATTCCGTCAACGGCTCCACGTCGCCATTGTGAGTGAAGAGGTCGGAACAGAACAACACGCGGTTTGTCTCTTCGAAGAGCACGCCTGCGTCCCAGCCGTGCGGCAGATGGGGCGTGGGACGATAACGAAAACGGAATTGGCCGGTGCTGAACGTTTCGTCGGCGTGCAGCGCCCGGGGCGGACGATCGGCGTAGTCGGTGAGGTTGACGAGCGTGCCGACCACCCCCGCGACCGCCTGGGCCTGCGGAGCGATCTGCAGCCAATCGTTGAGGGAGCCACATTCGTCCACTTCGAAATGGCCAAAGCTGATCCAGCGGAGCTGCGCCGGGTCGAGGAGTCGCTGCACAGCCGCGCGCACCTCCGGGAACATGCGACGCATGCCGGTGTGATAGAGCAGCGGTTCGTCATCCAGCACAAGGAAGTGGTTGAATTGCAGGTTGATCTCGCGATACAGGATGCTGATGCGGTAAATCTTCGGAGCAATCTCGGTGATCGTGGCCATGGTGTTTCCTCTGCGGGCCCGGGGAGCCGTCAGCGCAGGCGACTTCCCCGGCGGGCGTTGGGACGGCACCGGGTTGAACAGGTGAGGAGCCGAACTCCGCGATCCTATCTCTCGGCGGCGGCTGCCGCAATCTTGCCGGCCAACGTAGCAGCGAATCGTTGCGGGCTGGTGAGGTAGCTAGCGGACCAGTGTGACAAAGCCATCGAGGTTCTTTCCCGCCGTTACTCCAGCGCGATTCCCTTGGTCCGCCAGGCCGCGCAGTTTCTGGCTCTCGGCGGCCAACTGCCGCGCGCCCCAGAAATGCCGGATGGCTATGGGCAGCAGGCGTTCGAGTGCGGACAGGTCCAGGCCCATCGAATCCCCTACAGGTCGACGCTGAGATGGTGGCGGCTTGTCAGTGTTCCGGTATGTTGGCGGAACCGTCGGGCGGCAAGCGCGAGGTACTCGCTGTCGATCTCAACTCCGAGACTGTTTCGGCCGGTTTGCCACGCTGCCAAGCTGGTTGTTCCCGACCCCAGGAACGGATCGAAGACGGTGTCACCGACGAAACTGAACATGCGAATGAGCCGCATGGCAAGCTCGACGGGAAACGGCGCCGGATGATCGCGTGTTGAAGCGCTGGGGACGTCAGCCCCAATCTGCCGAAACCACACCTTGTGCAACGCATCGGGAACGACACTGTAAGCCCGCTCCAGGAAACTGGGGCTGCGATACCCACCGGGCTTACGCTGCATCAGGATGAACTCAATGTCGTTCTTGATCACGGCGTTCGGCTCGTAGGGCTTACCGAGGAAGCCGCCCCCGTTGCCCGACGCTTCGAGCGTCGCGTTCGCGATCTTGTACCAGATGATCGGAGCGAGGTTGTCGTATCCGATTGTGCGACAATGCTCCTGAATCGAGGCATGCAGCGGGACTACCGTGTGCCTGCCGCCGTTCTTGCGCCGGGAGAGGCACACGTCGCCAACGATGCAGATCAGTCGGCCACCGGCCACGAGCAGTCGAAAGCAATTGTGCCATACCCGGTCGAGCTCGGCCAGGAACCGATCGTAGTCAGGCATGCTGCCGAGTTGTCCAGCGCTGTCGTTGTATTGCTTTAGCGTCCAGTACGGTGGTGACGTAATGACGAGGTGTACGCTCTCGTCCGGCAGATCATCCAGCTCACGCGCGTCTGCACGGCGCAGCACGTGGCTGGTCGGGAGAGTCGGCAAGACCGCCTCGATCTCGCGGGCGGCCGCCTCGTCCTTGGCGAGTGCCGGAATCGCGCTCTGGGACTCGCGCAAGCGCCGGATGCTGGGCGGCGCGTACTCCCGCAACACGACGGTCTTCGACCCGTGGTTCAAGAATTGCATGTCTGCATGACTGCTCATTCACCATCCGAACGGACGACTTACGGCTCTAGCCGACGCCTACCACCAACCAGGTGGCATCCTATCCTGTGGGGCTGTTGTGCTCGACAGCCGAGTGGCTTGGGGTTCTTGGGCTGGTCAGGGCTTCGCGGTCCCGGGCGGGGGCATCCTCGTGGTCCGCGTTAGAGCGGCTACCGGCGTTCGAACGCCTGCCCGCGTCACTTCCCGACAGGTCGGGGGATTGTTCGTTGCGCCGGGGTTCGACCCGGCGCCCTTAATGGGTGAGGCAAGTCTCGTTCGGACCGACGGTTTGCAGAGCACCCCAATCGCCGCCCATCAGCAAGACCGGTGCTTGGCATCAGTACCTTGTGCGCCTTCTCGTTGTGGCGGACGGCTGTGGCGCCACATTGTGGATTGTGGCACGTCTACTCGTACGCGATTTCAGCCGCCCCATGTGGGGTGGTCCTGCTCGTAGCGTCGGAGCGTATGGCGTCTGAATCCGTAAGCGCACCAGGGAGTGTGATCATGTTGAAACGTATAAGCAGAGTAATGGGTGGGGTTCTGGCCCTGGTTCTCATCGGCCAGCTCGCGGTTCCGGTTCATGGTCAGTGTGAGCAGTTCTGGCGCCAAGTCGGAGGGGGTGTGGATGCTACGGTAAGGTCGCTTGCGGTCTTTGATGATGGTACCGGGCCGGCATTGTATGTCGGCGGCCTGCTCAACCATGCCGGCGGCCTGCCCTGCGCCAGTATCGCCCGTTGGAACGGCACAGACTGGGCAGCGCTGGACGGTGGACTGTCCTATAGCTTAGGAAATAGCTGGGTCAATACTCAGGTTGTTTTTGATGACGGCAGTGGCCCGGCGCTCTATGTCGGTGGGCGGTTCGACCAGGCCGGAGGACAGCCGGCGAACAACATCGCGCGCTGGGACGGAACCGCGTGGGCTCCCCTCGGTGCTGGCATTGTCGGTACGCTTGTGAATGCCGAAGTGAACGCCCTGGCGGTCTTCGATGACGGTAGTGGCCCGGCCTTGTATGCGGCGGGAGAATTCGACACTGCGGGCGGCCAGCCGGCGCGCAACATTGCCCGCTGGAACGGCACCACCTGGTCGGCACTGACAAGTTCGATGACCGGCGGCGTGATTCGGGCACTGGCCGTATATGACTCCGGCAATGGTCCGGCCCTGTATGCGGCGGGTTCATTTTTCTTCTCGGCAGCCGGCGGCAACGCGCAGAACATTGCGCGGTGGAACGGCTTCTGGTGGTCTCCGCTGGGTGGCGGCCTTGATTCGTTCGTCACGGCGCTGGCCGTCTTTGACGACGGTACCGGCGCAGCGCTCTACGTGGGGGGCATTTTACCCAGGCGGGCGGACTCTCGGCATCGCGGATTGCGCACTGGAATGGCTCGGCCTGGTCGGCGCTAAGTTCCCAGGTGAATAGCCAGGTGACCGTCCTTGCGACGCTCGACGATGGGTCGGGCCCGGCACTATACGCCGGTGGATTCTTCACTTCGGCAGGGGGCCAGGCGGCCACGCGGATTGCCCGTTGGAATGGTACGGCATGGTCGCCATTGCATACGGGCGTCAATCAGCCGCCGGAAGCACTGGCTCTTTTTGAGGATGGTATCGGCCCCGCGATCTACGTGGGTGGTTCCTTCCAGATTACCGGGATGATTGCTGCCAGCCGCCTCGCCCGGTGGGGGTGCCTGCCCGGGTCTCCGGCGACACTTTACTCCAACACCAATGAAACGACTTTTCGATTTCACCCCGGCAACGGAGTGCAGGGAACGCCGCGGGTTGCCTTCGACGATGTCATGATTCCCGACGCACGCATCAACCCGGGAGACGACATGCTGGAGGTGTGGCGGGTGACGTATGGCATTTTCCGGGCGAACCCGGCCCCGGCCACCAATGCCAACCTCTACTATGCTTCGATGTCGACCGGCACGGTTCCGCCGGATACGGCTCTCGATGTCCCGTTCGAAACGTTCGACTCGGGGCTGTTTCCGGCAACCGGGACGACCGGTCTGTGGCTCATCACGAGTGGTGATGGAAACGAGCCGCTCTTCACCGTGCCCCTGAACAGCACCCATTCGGCCGGCTACCACGGATTCATGCTGGGGCTGTCACTTGACAATCCCAATACGAACAACGGCTGGCGTATCACGCAGGGCCCCGACGCCAACATCAACGGCTACTGGATCTACGATGTGGATGGTCCGTTTGCCGATCCACCGACCGCGGTTGAACGCCATTTCTGGTTCGGTGGAACCCCTCCGGGAATGTTCTACCTGACCGTTGTCGGCCGGACGTTCACCAGCGACGTCGCGGCACAGTACTGCCCGGGCGACATGAACTGTGACGAGCTGGTCAACTTCGCGGATATCTCGCTCTTTATCGCGGCTCTCAAGGCGGGCAGCCCCGACAACTGGACGTACGACCCCGCTGCCGGCGTCTGTGCCTATCTGAACGGCGATACGAATGGTGATGAACTCGTGAATTTCGCGGACATCTCCAGTTTCATCGCCCAGATCAAGGCGAATCCGGAGCCCTGCACGACGGTTCTCCCTTGACGCTGCGTAGCGGGACACCTGACCGCACCAGCGCACGGCCGACCCGGGCCCCTGGCTCGGGCCGGCCGTACCTGTTTCTCAGCGCGTGACACGAACTCGCCGCTCAACGCGCCGGCGGGGGGGACTGTAACCGGCGGGAGCGCGCGGTGGACGGAGTGCCGGTCGCCGTCGCGGGTACGGTGATCGGCCGACGCGTCGCTGGGACCACGATCGCTTCTCGGCCGGAGAGGAACGCTCCCGTCAGCGAGTCCGGATGTGCCGCTACTTCGGCCACCGAACCGCTGGCCACGACAAGGCCGCCGCGCGACCCGGGCCCCGGGCCGAAATCCACGACGAAGTCGGCCGCCGTCATCGTGTCGCGGTCGTGCTCTACGACGACGACCGTATTGCCCATGTCGCGCAGCCGCTGAAGCGAAGCGAGCAGCCGCAGGTTGTCGCGTGGGTGCAGGCCGATACTGGGCTCATCCAGCACATAGAGCACCCCCACCAGGCCCGAACCGATCTGACTGGCGAGTCGGATCCGCTGCGATTCGCCACCGGACAGTGTGGGTGCGGGGCGATCGAGTGTGAGATAGTCGAGGCCGACATCCAGCAGAAAGTGCAAACGTGCCCGAATTTCCTTGAGGGGCTCAGCCGCAATCAAGGTCTGAACCTCGTCGAGAACGAGATGCTCGAAGTAGGTCAATGCCCGGCGGATCGGCAGGCGGCAGGCCTCATCGATATTCAGCGCGGCGGGGGGCTGGTCCGGTCCGTCGGCATGCCCGGTCAGACGGACGGCGAGGGCCTGAGGCATCAGGCGCCCCCCGTTACACCGGGCACAACGTGCCTGCCGCATGAATTGCTCGTAAAAACGGCGCACGAGGGCGGAGCCGGACTTCCGGTGGCGGGCGTGCAGATCGGCGATGATGCCCTCGAACTTGCCGCCGTGCTTCCACGACCCCCCGCGTCCGCGCCATTCGAACGTGATGTGTGCATCGCCGGTGCCGTACAGCAGCGCACGCCGGGCTGCGCTGGATAGCTTGTTCCACGGGGTGCGCAAATCGAAGTCGAGGTGCTGTGCCACGCCTTCGTAGAAGTGCCGTGCCCAGCGACCGGGTTTGTGGCGCAGTGCGGCGATGCATGGCGCCAGCAGGTTCTTGGTCGGATCGGTGATGAGCAGCTCGGGATCAAAATCGAAACGGGTGCCTAATCCGTCGCAGTGCGGGCACATGCCCTGCGGACTGTTGAAGCTCAGCATCTGTGGGCTCGGCGGCTCAAAACCCAGCCCGCATCGGGTGCAGGCAAAACCGGCCGAGAGCAGGATGTCGTGCCCGTCATGCTGCGCCGCGCGTCGTGGGGTGGTTGCTTCGCGATCGGCGAGAACATGCAGGAGGGCCGTGCCAGACCCGATTTCGAGAGCGAGATCGAGAGCTTCGGCGATGCGGCTGCGGGCATTGGAGCGGACCGTGAGCCGGTCGATGACCACTTCGATGTCGTGGCGACGATAGCGGTCAAGCGTGGGGGGCTCGGCGAGTTCGATGATCTGGCCGTCGACGCGCGCCCGGACGAAACCGGTGTGCAGCAATTCCTGGAAGAGGTCACGATACTCCCCCTTTTGTGCACGGATCTTCGGCGCGAGGATCAGCAAGCGGGTCTGCTCGGGCAGAGCCAGCACGCGACCGACCATCTGTTCGCGCGTCTGGGCGCTGATCGTGTCGCCACACTGGGGACAGTGCTGCGTGCCGGCGCGGGCGAAAAGCACACGAGCGTAGTCGTGAATCTGGGTAATGGTGCCGACGGTGCTGCGCGGATTCCAGCCACTGGTTTTCTGCTGGATCGAAATCGACGGGGATAGCCCGGTGATCTGATCGACGTCGGGCTTGGGGAGCTGGCCGAGGAACTGCCGGGCGTAGGCGCTGAGCGACTCGATGTAGCGGCGCTGCCCCTCGGCGTAAAGCGTGTCGAACGCGAGACTGCTCTTCCCGCTGCCGGAAACGCCCGTCAGGCAGATCAGGCGATTCTTTGGCAGAGATAGTGCAACGTTGCGGAGGTTGTGTTCGCGCGCGCCGTTCACATGAATGAAAGAGCGATCATCACGCACGTTCTCGGCGGGAGGCGCACCGGCGTCTGCCGCGGGCGGAAGCGGCGTGGGAGCTTCGATCGAAACCCGGCGGGTGCGCTTGCTCATGGGCCTGACATTGTAGGTGCGCGCGTCACACCGTGGCAGCCGATCTGGGCGGAGGCGCAGCGTAGACCCATGGCCGCGGGCGGCGGAAGCGGACCAGTTCCGTGTGGGGTGTTGCCGATACGCAGGGACGCTAGCCGGGGAGTTCGATGATCGACTGGGTTTTCACCAGCGTGCGTTCGGCCGGGAAGGCGTGGAACGCATGCAGGTGGAACTCGCGATCGCGGGCCTCGTGATCCATGTAGGTGAATGGCACAAGGTCACCGTCGGCCATGTGTTCGTAGGCCTGGAACCAGCCGCGCTTCTCGGTGTGGCGCAAAAGATCGTTGTGGACGGATTTGTAGAGCGCTTCGTCCATGGTCTCGACCTGGGTGCTGACCATGTAATTCCACCCGTCGGGCGTGCTGCGCTCGTGATCCCGTTCCCCCTTCAGCCGGAAGCGCGTCACAACGCCGCGCGAAGCCGGAACATCGCCCTCCCGCGATAACACTTCGGTCAAACACTTGCTGCCAATCGTGAGTGAGAGCACGTGGCTTAGACCGATAATCCAAATGTCGGCATGATAACGACCTTGCTCTACTCGGAAGGTGGCATACCGTTGAAAGAGTTCAGGATGCAACGGGCGCTCAAACAGGAATAAATGCAGGTCGACGGCCTGCAGTGTCGCATTGCTCATTTCGGTGTTGTTCATCGCGTGGTCCGGCAAGGAAGTACCCTTTCAGAATTAGCTGATCCAGTCAAACGGACGCGAGTATAGCACACGGTTTGGAGACGACCTAGGAAAAAAGCTCCGGGGCGAGAATTCGAGCGCGGTCACGGAGTCTGCTCCGCGGACTGCGTCCCTGTTGCTTCTACGCACAAGGCCCGCAGCAGTTCATAACTGTAAATACCGCTGGTGTGCCCGTCTGCCCAAGTGGGTCGCAGCGCGTAATGCCCCACCAATTCAAGTGTCTCAATGGCTGTCATTCGTTGGGCGGCCCCCCCCGCAGGGACCATCGGCAATGCACCCTCGTTACGCTCCTCCCGCTCTGTCCGACAGGTCGCACAGGGGCACGCGCGCCGTAGCACGGGCAGGGAAATCACCCCGACCAGGCCGTCTGCCCAGCGCATGCGCAGGGTGGACGGCCGTTGAAGCTCTATCTCGACCGGCCGTGTTGCGTCGCCATCCATCCCGGGGGGCTCAGCAGGTTGGTTAGGCCTTCGGGCCAGCCGGTGCAGGATTGCGGAACCGTGGTGCGCGACGCCCGACCGATTTGGCGGTCGGCGCTTCGGCTTCGGGGCTTGTGTCGACAATGAAACTGCCGAGCTTCCGCAGGCGGTCGTAGCGCCGCTTGAGCAGTGTGTCGAGCTTGAGTCGCTTCAGATCACGCAGGGTCTTGCCCAGCCAATCCTCAAGATTCCGGGCAGCACCCTCGGGATCGCGGTGGGCGGCGCCGAGGGGCTCGGGGACGATCGCGTCGATCAGTTCAAGGCGCTTGAGTTCTGAGGGCGTCAGGCGCAGCGCTTCTGCAGCGCGCGAAGCGTAACTTCCTTCCTTCCAAAGAATTGCAGCGCATCCCTCGGGGCTGATGACGGAGTAATACGCGTGCTCCATCACGGCCACCTGGTCGGCGATGGCGATGCCGAGGGCGCCGCCGCTGCCACCCTCGCCGATGACACAGGCGGCAATCGGCGTTGGCAGGCGGGACATCTCCATGAGACTGACAGCGATTGCCCGGGCGATACCACGTTCCTCGGACTCGACGCCCGGGTATGCGCCGGGGGTGTCCACGAGCGATACGATCGGCACACGAAACTTCGCGGCGAGTTGCATCTTCTGCAGCGCCTTGCGATAGCCCTCGGGGTGGGCACAGCCGAAGTTCACATCGATTTTTTCACGGGTTTCCCGCCCCTTCTGATTCGCCACGAGCATCACGCGATGGCCCGCCAGCCGGGCGAATCCGCACACGATCGCGTGGTCATCGCCGTACAGCTTGTCCCCGTGCAACTCGTAGAAGTCATCGGCGAGCATGCGGATATAGTCCCGCGCGAGTGGCCGACGAGGGTGCCGGGCCACGAGGACCTTCTCCCATGCGGTCAGATTGGCATACGATTGGTGCAGAAGAGTCTGAAGCTGTGCCCGGATGCCCGCAATGACTTCGGAGTAATCCCGACCTGAATCGGCCTGGACCGCTTCCAGACGGGCAATCTCCTGCTCCATCTTGACGAGGGGCTTCTCGAATTCGAGCACGCTGGTAACACTCCCTGCCTGTGCAGTGGAGGGTGATGTCGTCTTGTTCATGGGCTCCAACCAGACAGGCCGCGCTTTCTGCGGACCGCCGCGCCGGCAGGCCGCACCCAGATACCGTCTGTCAGAACGGGCAAATGGTAGGCGACCAGGCCGTCTGAACGCAAGGGTTTTTTGAGGGTTGGGTATGCAACTGTGGACGGATTCCCGTCAATGTTGGGTGGGTCCGAGTTCGGCAGGTGGCATGGTTGAATTTTGCGCAGGTGCCAATTGATTCGATCCCATGGTATTAGCGATGATTGCACACTACCAGATCTAGCGTACTTTTGCTGATCGAGGACTGGTGGCGTGCGCCACCGATTCCGTACTCAGCAATCGCCGGATAGGTTCCGGTGGTTCGCCCCCCAGGTCAGCTCGCAACAATCGATCGCACTCCGCCACCAATTCACGACCTCCGGCAGCTACTTGTCGAGACGTGTCGGCCACCTCGTCGACGGCCTGTGCGAGCGCATCCTCCAGTCGTGCCAAGGCACTCTTCCAAGCCCCTTGCAGAGCTACGGCCACAGTACGTTCAATGGACGGACGAAGCAGGCGGTCGAACCAGAATGGCACCCCCCACGCAAACAACACCAGGAGCGCGCTGTGAATCGCGAGCTCCACCCCCCGGAAAGCAGCCCGTCCGGTCGCCGCCTCAAAATAGGTCCAAACCACCTGGAAACCGACCGCTACCAGCGCCATTGCGGGCAGGAATACCATCAGGAAGCCCGTGACCCGCCGCGCCGCACGTTGCCAAGCGGTTCCGGGACGTGCGAGCGCGTATCGAACGGCGTCGCCAAGCTCTGTGGCGACCCACTCTGCCGCACCTTCGGCGACTTCGGTGAGGCGGTTCCGCAACGGTTGGGCGGCGAGTCCGGCGTGTTGGGTGTCGACCTCCAGACCGTCGATCGTGGCCTGTAGCTTGGATTGTGTCCATTCGTCCCACAGACTACGGCATACGGCATCGACCTCGTTCGCTTCGGGGCCGGGTGTGAGCGGGATGTTCGTCGGGGCTCTGCTACGGAGCGGTGCGACCTCCCGCGCCAGGTGGGACAACGTGGATTGCACGTGGACCCAGACACCAACCCGGTCTGCAAGCCGGGCCGCTGCTCCGGCGCTGGCGAAGGAGATTCCCGTGAGTATCTTCCCCGCCGTCTCTCCCCAACGTTCCAGCGTCGTGGCGCGCAGCCGAGCCCAGGCGGAATCGGCACCGCAGCGTTGCAGCGCGTGCAGGAGTGCCGCTCGCAAGTCGCGCAGCCGGGCGGTTTCTCCGCGGCGGGCCAGTTCACGCA from Phycisphaerales bacterium encodes the following:
- a CDS encoding NAD(P)-dependent alcohol dehydrogenase, with the translated sequence MPLKSAAYAALSATSPLAPFVIDRRDLGPHDVHIDILFCGVCHSDLHTARGEWPGITFPVVPGHEIVGRVSALGSEVTRFRLGQHAAVGCLVDSCRTCGNCAVGLEQYCQQGATFTYASPDAHLPGQSTYGGYARSIVVDERFVLRVPEQPNLAAVAPLLCAGITTYSPLRHWQAGPERKVGIVGLGGLGHMGVKLSHAFGAHTVLFTTSESKAEDARRLGADEVVLSRDAAAMQRQAGSFDFILDTVAVPHDLDAYTHLLRRDGTLCLVGAPAAPHPSPGIWNLLLGRRSIAGSAIGGLPETQEMLDFCAARGIVSDVELIPIQLINEAYERMLRGDVRYRFVIDMSTLE
- the uvrA gene encoding excinuclease ABC subunit UvrA, translated to MSKRTRRVSIEAPTPLPPAADAGAPPAENVRDDRSFIHVNGAREHNLRNVALSLPKNRLICLTGVSGSGKSSLAFDTLYAEGQRRYIESLSAYARQFLGQLPKPDVDQITGLSPSISIQQKTSGWNPRSTVGTITQIHDYARVLFARAGTQHCPQCGDTISAQTREQMVGRVLALPEQTRLLILAPKIRAQKGEYRDLFQELLHTGFVRARVDGQIIELAEPPTLDRYRRHDIEVVIDRLTVRSNARSRIAEALDLALEIGSGTALLHVLADREATTPRRAAQHDGHDILLSAGFACTRCGLGFEPPSPQMLSFNSPQGMCPHCDGLGTRFDFDPELLITDPTKNLLAPCIAALRHKPGRWARHFYEGVAQHLDFDLRTPWNKLSSAARRALLYGTGDAHITFEWRGRGGSWKHGGKFEGIIADLHARHRKSGSALVRRFYEQFMRQARCARCNGGRLMPQALAVRLTGHADGPDQPPAALNIDEACRLPIRRALTYFEHLVLDEVQTLIAAEPLKEIRARLHFLLDVGLDYLTLDRPAPTLSGGESQRIRLASQIGSGLVGVLYVLDEPSIGLHPRDNLRLLASLQRLRDMGNTVVVVEHDRDTMTAADFVVDFGPGPGSRGGLVVASGSVAEVAAHPDSLTGAFLSGREAIVVPATRRPITVPATATGTPSTARSRRLQSPPPAR
- a CDS encoding site-specific DNA-methyltransferase is translated as MQFLNHGSKTVVLREYAPPSIRRLRESQSAIPALAKDEAAAREIEAVLPTLPTSHVLRRADARELDDLPDESVHLVITSPPYWTLKQYNDSAGQLGSMPDYDRFLAELDRVWHNCFRLLVAGGRLICIVGDVCLSRRKNGGRHTVVPLHASIQEHCRTIGYDNLAPIIWYKIANATLEASGNGGGFLGKPYEPNAVIKNDIEFILMQRKPGGYRSPSFLERAYSVVPDALHKVWFRQIGADVPSASTRDHPAPFPVELAMRLIRMFSFVGDTVFDPFLGSGTTSLAAWQTGRNSLGVEIDSEYLALAARRFRQHTGTLTSRHHLSVDL
- a CDS encoding DUF2617 family protein, whose protein sequence is MNNTEMSNATLQAVDLHLFLFERPLHPELFQRYATFRVEQGRYHADIWIIGLSHVLSLTIGSKCLTEVLSREGDVPASRGVVTRFRLKGERDHERSTPDGWNYMVSTQVETMDEALYKSVHNDLLRHTEKRGWFQAYEHMADGDLVPFTYMDHEARDREFHLHAFHAFPAERTLVKTQSIIELPG
- a CDS encoding MBL fold metallo-hydrolase, which codes for MATITEIAPKIYRISILYREINLQFNHFLVLDDEPLLYHTGMRRMFPEVRAAVQRLLDPAQLRWISFGHFEVDECGSLNDWLQIAPQAQAVAGVVGTLVNLTDYADRPPRALHADETFSTGQFRFRYRPTPHLPHGWDAGVLFEETNRVLFCSDLFTHNGDVEPLTESDILGRARQSLVEFQAGPLMDYMPYTPNTRPLLENLAALGPRVLATMHGSSFAGDGAKALRDLDGVMKEMLGAPHRTA
- a CDS encoding DUF971 domain-containing protein, with amino-acid sequence MDGDATRPVEIELQRPSTLRMRWADGLVGVISLPVLRRACPCATCRTEREERNEGALPMVPAGGAAQRMTAIETLELVGHYALRPTWADGHTSGIYSYELLRALCVEATGTQSAEQTP
- a CDS encoding SIMPL domain-containing protein, whose amino-acid sequence is MEYHVRLHLASAALVVTLGLIVSLITSTAIASRAYRDRGREATRDQQTITVKGSTRQQITSDNAVWTIAVGGRGKTLPEAYESLAAGSDRVRAFLRDAGFTDPQIGEAAIDTTTHYARDQEGNATREISEYTLERRFVVTTPDVQRVHQSAGRVTELIREGVQVYSRPPQYYYTDLAQLRVDLMAAASADARARAENIATSTGCRLGVLRNAQMGVIQITEPLSTEVSSYGLYDTSTIEKDVRAVVTATFGIEAG